The following coding sequences are from one Methanococcoides sp. AM1 window:
- a CDS encoding PKD domain-containing protein, giving the protein SDFSANVTEGYAPLTVSFTDLSTNATSWSWDIDADGTEDYSSQNIIHTYDTAGLYTVNLTVSNINGTA; this is encoded by the coding sequence TATCCGATTTCAGTGCTAATGTCACTGAAGGCTATGCACCACTTACTGTTTCATTCACTGATCTCTCAACCAATGCAACGTCATGGTCCTGGGATATTGATGCTGACGGTACCGAGGATTACTCCAGTCAGAATATAATTCATACGTATGATACAGCTGGTTTGTATACTGTCAATCTTACTGTCAGTAATATCAATGGCACTGCTT